In Biomphalaria glabrata chromosome 11, xgBioGlab47.1, whole genome shotgun sequence, the following proteins share a genomic window:
- the LOC129921719 gene encoding uncharacterized protein LOC129921719, with translation MNVNKDELIEMQQNDPTISNICKNLCNRIEGPYSKINGVAIKHKKIRNGNEVLQIVIPQQLRKSIIETCHDSPLAGHMAYTRTLEKIRHNCFWPKMEQEVKAYTKSCVQCIRRNPITGKHKAPLQETDTVETPFEKLAMDIAELPTVTAKGNRYILSFMDFATRWPEAFPLKHIDASTICQTLLLLFTMIGFPRTIVSDNGTQFKAALTAAFAKLTEVNQVFSTVYHAQANSIVERWNKSMKIMLDKVCMENPNNWDEMLPYILFAYREAKNESTGFSPYELVHNRKMRGPLHLWKQNMLEIKEEDFPLIVKNKNQLTYAVKTAQENIKRSTKKHRDIKNKNRVLREFEEGDTVYVKMRDEEEFYDGPYTIEKKVGNVTYEVEMNGIVRKLHVNKLKGSPRREHAMVVQSNDAEECEIFEDETDSELNFFLHACAVSQHIETPAANEEQVENVLREYKDVITNQLGRTSIIQHKIRLKDYSAIKKKNYTIPTAYCDKVKEELNKLLKDGTIRRVDEQSEYVSPIVIVKKKDNTLRVCCDFRELNSKTVIDAEPLPLPEQLIEKIGSSEIFTTCDLNRGFWQIEMEERSKKFAAFSCNLPGLVGVYQWNVMPFGLVNSTATFQKCMAKLLEGIEDVVFYVDDICIFSKTWENHIKTLKQVLNRLRENKLTIAPDKLHIGKTKIEFLGYEIGNKQIRPTRSNLNKIMQVKPPETKKDIQAIIGLFNFYKKFISNYTQLISPLYDLLKVKNSNKDTYKKIIAASKECREAVDKLKEIFNDDKRLHIPSKDKVFELYTDASDTAIGACLMQRDDKNNLVPIEYLSRRLSRAETRYSTIEKECLAIVWCTLRLKRHLLGRFFLIFTDHKPLTTLNVKANTNSRITRWTMILADLHFEIKQIKGKDNVIADFMSRYIQDNQNDLDNDLCHVSQNLYC, from the coding sequence ATGAATGTCAACAAAGATGAATTAATTGAGATGCAGCAAAATGATCCAACAATTTCGAACATATGCAAGAATTTATGCAACAGAATTGAAGGACCATACAGCAAAATAAATGGAGTAGCTATAAAgcataagaaaataagaaatggAAATGAAGTGCTACAAATAGTAATACCTCAGCAATTGAGAAAAAGCATCATTGAAACATGTCATGACAGTCCCTTGGCTGGACATATGGCTTACACAAGAACACTAGAAAAAATAAGACACAACTGTTTCTGGCCTAAGATGGAGCAAGAAGTGAAGGCATATACTAAGAGTTGTGTACAGTGCATAAGAAGAAATCCAATCACAGGGAAACACAAAGCACCTCTACAAGAAACAGATACAGTAGAGACACCATTCGAAAAACTAGCCATGGATATAGCTGAACTTCCAACTGTAACAGCTAAAGGAAATAGATACATATTATCATTCATGGATTTTGCCACACGCTGGCCTGAAGCTTTCCCATTAAAACACATTGATGCAAGTACGATATGTCAGacgttattactattatttaccATGATAGGCTTTCCTAGAACCATTGTCAGTGATAACGGAACTCAGTTTAAAGCGGCCCTAACAGCCGCATTTGCAAAGTTAACAGAAGTCAATCAAGTCTTTAGTACAGTTTACCATGCACAAGCGAACAGTATTGTAGAACGTTGGAATAAATCTATGAAGATTATGTTGGACAAAGTATGTATGGAAAACCCAAACAACTGGGATGAGATGCTACCATATATATTGTTTGCGTACCGTGAAGCCAAGAACGAATCAACAGGTTTCTCTCCATATGAATTAGTACATAACAGAAAAATGAGAGGACCATTACATTTatggaaacaaaacatgctTGAGATTAAAGAAGAAGATTTCCCACTTATAGTGAAGAACAAAAATCAGTTAACATATGCGGTCAAAACGGCACAAGAGAATATTAAAAGAAGCACAAAGAAACACAgagacattaaaaacaaaaatagagtgTTAAGAGAATTTGAAGAAGGAGATACAGTTTACGTAAAAATGCGAGATGAGGAAGAATTTTATGATGGTCCATATACTATTGAAAAGAAAGTAGGAAACGTAACATATGAAGTTGAGATGAATGGAATAGTGAGGAAATTACATGTCAACAAACTGAAAGGTAGCCCCAGAAGAGAACATGCTATGGTAGTACAAAGCAATGATGCGGAAGAATGtgagatatttgaagatgaGACAGATAGCgaactaaatttttttcttcatgccTGTGCTGTATCACAACATATTGAAACACCAGCAGCAAATGAAGAGCAAGTAGAAAATGTATTGAGAGAGTACAAGGATGTGATTACAAATCAACTAGGGAGGACAAGCATAATTCAGCATAAAATCAGATTGAAAGACTATTctgcaataaagaaaaaaaactatacaataCCAACAGCATACTGTGACAAAGTTAAAGAAGAATTAAATAAGTTACTGAAGGATGGAACAATCAGAAGGGTAGATGAACAAAGTGAATATGTGTCCCCAATAGTAATAgtcaaaaagaaagataacacTCTACGTGTGTGCTGTGATTTTAGAGAATTGAATAGCAAAACAGTGATTGATGCAGAACCACTACCTCTACCAGAACAGTTGATAGAAAAAATAGGAAGCTCAGAAATATTTACCACTTGTGATTTGAACCGTGGGTTCTGGCAAATAGAGATGGAGGAGAGATCCAAAAAGTTTGCCGCGTTCAGCTGCAATTTGCCAGGTCTAGTAGGAGTGTACCAATGGAATGTGATGCCATTTGGCTTGGTGAACAGTACGGCAACATTCCAAAAATGTATGGCCAAGTTGCTGGAGGGAATAGAAGATGTAGTTTTCTACGTGGATGATATCTGCATATTTTCAAAAACTTGGGAAAATCACATTAAAACTCTCAAACAAGTATTAAATAGGCTGAGGGAGAACAAGTTGACTATAGCCCCTGATAAACTACATATAGGGAAAactaaaatagaatttttaggCTATGAAAtaggaaacaaacaaataaggcCTACTAGAAGCaacctaaataaaataatgcaagTTAAACCaccagaaactaaaaaagacatTCAAGCCATTATaggattatttaatttttacaagaAATTTATTAGTAACTATACACAATTAATATCTCCTCTTTATGActtattaaaagtaaagaacAGCAACAAGGACacatataagaaaataattgcAGCTTCTAAAGAATGTAGAGAAGCAGTAGATAaactcaaagaaatatttaatgatgATAAGAGATTACATATACCCAGTAAAGATAAAGTATTTGAATTATACACAGACGCATCTGACACTGCCATAGGAGCATGTCTTATGCAGAGAGATGATAAGAATAATCTGGTCCCCATAGAATATCTTAGCAGAAGATTATCCAGGGCAGAAACAAGATACAGCACCATAGAAAAAGAATGTTTAGCCATAGTGTGGTGTACACTGCGACTAAAAAGACATCTGTTAGGCAGATTTTTCCTAATATTTACAGATCATAAACCATTAACCACTCTAAATGTTAAAGCAAATACCAATAGTAGAATTACAAGATGGACCATGATCCTAGCTgatttacattttgaaataaaacaaataaaagggaaagATAATGTTATTGCTGATTTTATGTCCAGATATATTCAAGATAATCAGAATGACTTAGATAATGATCTATGTCATGTTAGTCAAAACTTGTATTGCTAA